The genomic window TCAACAGCCCCGAGCGCTGCATGGTCCAGCTCAGTTGATCCAGCATGCAGCCCGAATACATCGCATAGCGCGGTACCTCCGGCATGCCGGTTTCCACCGAGAAGCTCGGCAGCGCCCAAGACCCTGAGGTGAAGCTATGGGTTTTTGGCGTGGTGCCGCTGGTGGCGGGCGCGCCAAAGGCCGCCTTGAGCCAAAACCCGAAGGCCTCGATATCAATTGGCACCGAGACATCGCCGTCCGCCGTCACCGCATCTTTGATCGGGGCCAGCGGGTCGCGACCATAGCCCAAAAGGTCCGAGGCCAGCAGCGGTTGCTCAGCCCCGAGCGAGGTGCTGGCAAAGGGCATCAGCTTGTACCCCGTGGTCGGGGCGGTGCCATACGTCGTCTCAAACGCCAGCGCCATCTGCGCCCGCGCGCCTTGCGCTCGTGCCATCTTCATCTCCTCGGTATTGTTTGAATGAGTCCTAAAGCTTGACCAAAACGGTCTTTTTGGCTCAACTGGCCAAAATCAATGACAGAAGCTGCCAGTTTAATGTTTTCAAAAGGAAAGCCAGAACCCTCTAAGCCCGATGTCGCGCCCAACCGCGAAGCACCACAGATCGATGAACGACGCTCAATTCTTCTTGAGGGCACGTCCATCAAAGGCAATTTCTCTGTGGGTGGCATCGTTGAGTTAGGTGGCAGCATTGTTGGCGAGCTCACCGCAGAAACCCTCGTTGTGACAAAGTCTGGAAAAGTCGAGGGTGGGATCCACGCAGCAAGTGTGATTGTCGAAGGCCAGGTTGTTGGCACAATTCACGCGACATCCCTCACCATCAAACCAGGCGCGCGGGTCAAGGCCGATATAATAACCGCTGCAATCTCAGTTGATTTTGGCGCCAAGATTGAAGGTCGCATTAAGATGCCGGTACAACCTGTTGTCCCCGTTCAGGAAAGCGGATCCCCAGTTGAATAATGCAGCACGACCGTAAGGACGCCAGCTTTCAGGTTTGCTGCCCCCTCGACCGGCAGATCAACCGGGCGCGGCGCTTCCGCCTCAACCCAGTCGCAGAGGCCACCAAGCGTGTGGTCCGCAGAGATCACGGCACCGATCTGGCCGCAAAGTGTGGCAAAGCCCGCATCACGGTCCACACCCTGCACGATAACCTCCAGCTCCACGCGGTGCTGGAAGTGATACAAAAGCGGCGACAGCGTCACCGCCGGATCTCCCGGATCGCCGTCGCGTAGGATTATGAGGCCAGCTGCTGGCACGCGTTCCGGCACAACCTCGCCGCGCAGAACCGGGACGGACGGGATCAGCCGCAAGAGATCCGCAAGGGCGGTCAGGATGGTTTCGCGTGTCATCAGACTTTGCCCTCCACCCAGTTCGCTACAATCAATCCCGGCACGCGGTCAACGGCCCGCTCAGCATCGCGCGCCAGATCAAGGCGTTTCGCCAGCTTCACCTGTGGCACCAACAGAAATATCGGCACGGTCGCGACGCCACGCCCGGTCTTTGACTTTGACGCGACACCCAACCCACGGCTGTTTAGTCGCCCTTCAGCCACCAACAAACTCGGGCCCCGCCTGCGATAGATAAACAGCAACTTCAGACCTTGCTTGCGTTCCCATTCACCCGGAGTGATCCGGCCACCACGGGCTGACTTGCCCGCAGCCGCTGTCGGGATCGCCAGCCAAAACCCATTCTTGGACCGGATCAACGGCCCGGTGTCATGCGCGCGGAGGATCACCGGCGCTTGCGACCACACCAAAGCGGCCGCACTTAGGCTGTCACCAGATTTTGGGTAAGTTTGGCTTCTTATCGAGTTTGCAAGCCGCCGCCCAAGCCCGGCACTGGTGATCTGAGCGCGCCAAGCGGTCTTCAGCCCTGTACCCGCCTCGCGCATGGCGGTTGAGACAGCTTTTTCGCCTGCTTTGATCTCGGCGGCCATCGCCGCGATCAGATCAGGCGCAAGATCGAGTTTGATCCTCATGCTGGGGCCGCCTCAATGGTCCAAATCAGCCGGTCGCGGTCGCGCACAGGCTTGCCTTGAATTAGAAACGTCTCATCGCCGATCTGGATTTGCTCTTGCGAGCGGGGATTGGGCAGCTCTCGCACGCGCACATCAAAGCGGAAGGTCTCGGACCAGAGCCTTGCCGCCCCAAACTCCGTGATGCTGTCGGCACTGCGCGTAATGATGCGGAGCTTGGTGAATTGTCCCTCGCAATCACGATACCAAGCTTCCTGGGCAAGGTTTGGGTCCGCAAAAAGCAGATCCAAGGCCATTGCAAATGCGTGCATGTCAAACGGCCTTAAGTCGAACTCGTCAGTCGTATTGCCATGCGCGGCCGCTTGTTGACCGGCAGGATCGAGCTTTCCGTCATCAGATCAATCCAGCGGCCTTTTTCATCGAGATGCTGGCGGGCATAGAGGGGCAGACCGATGGTATTGGCGGCTTCCAGCAGATTGGCCGGCCCGCCATAGGTGGTGAAGGTGTCAAACGTGCCCAAGGGAAAGGCAATCCCGTCCCCCGCTGGGATCAACCGTTCTGCCGTCCCATTCGAGAGGGTGACAGAGCCGTTATATTCCTCAAACAGAACGCCCGCGAAAGGAAACGCGCGGCGCATGTCTTCGCGTAAGGGCTGCCCGCCCGTTGCGGAGAAGAACTTATAGGCTTCTTCGGTTTTGGGATGGCTGATCAGCTTGTCAAAGAACTCAGAGCTGACCAGCGCATGCGCGGTGGTCATGGTCTCGCCCAAAAGGTTGTCCTCAATCGCGCGCAACACAGAGCGGACCTTGCCTTGGATATTGGTGCCCGCAGTACCAAAGACAAAGTCGATGGCGAGTTGCTCAAGGCCAAACTCCGTGAAGTAATTGTAAAGCGTGGTGCCCGCGCCATCTTTCACAATGCCGCGCAGCGCATTTATCTCCATATATTCGCGGGTCTGGGCATGCTTGCGCCGCATCAGCTGCAGCTTGCGGTTCATCACCTCAACCAGCGGGTCGGCTGCGTCCGAGACGCCGAGTGCGGGCATGCCCTGAATATCCGAAGGCAGGATCACATCATCATGCGGGATCCAAGGCAGCGCGAATGAGCGCATGGAGCGGGCTTCACGATTGCCGACGGTGGCAGGGGCACCGAGTGGGACCGAGGGCAGGAGGCTCAACACGCCTTGATGCTGTTCGATCACGATGGCGCGTTGCGAGACACCCTCAAAGCGAAAGAGGCCGATCTGGCCAAGGCGGGTGTAGAGGTTGGGCAGGATGTTAATCGCCTGCGTCATCTCGGCGAGCGAATAGCCGCCCGCGTCAAATGGGTTACGGGTGAGGGTCATGGGAAACTCCAGCAAAAAGGGTGGGGATAGCCTTGGTTTGGGGATCATGGGCAGCGAAGCCGCCCGGCTGATGCGCCGTTGCGCGATCTGGATTAAGCGGTATCGCGCGGAATGATGCCAATGGCTGCGAGCTGGCCGTGCTTGGTCGCGGTTTTGGCGGCATCATCGACGGTGGTGTCAAAGACAAGGGCGGCTTTGGAGACGATGGCGGGGCCGCGCGCGATGATAAGGCCGGTGCCATCAGCGCCAGAGGCATCTACGTGGTAGAGCAGCATGGCGGCAGCTGTCTGCGCGCCATCCGTACCGCCGGAGGTGGCCAGCTTATATTTACCGCTGGCGGTGATGCGGCCCAGCACAGCACCCACGGGATAGGTGGTTCCTGCCAGCAGAGTGATAGTTTCTCGGGTATAATTTGGGTTTAGCTCATATTTGAGGATATCGCCCAGGCTGGGCGGTTGGGTCAGGACAGTCATGTCGGGGATCCTTCTGGGGATGGAGGCATAAGCAATCCGCCGCCTGGGAGGGAAGGCGGAGTTTTAACATGGTCGTGGCAGTATGGCGGCTGTGGAACCGCTCAGCGTTTTGCCCCGGAGGCAGCGGCGCGTTTGGCTGCGGCAACAATAGGGCTTTCACTGTTCGAAGAAACCACCGGGGCTGGGGTGATTGCCACCACATCCCGCGCATCGGCTGCGGCCGCCGCGTGCTCCAACACTGAACGGCGCAGCGCCGCAGGCGTGGTGCCCTCCCTCAGGGCTTTTGCTGCATCAATAGTAACGCCAAGCCGTCCCGCTTGCGCTGCAATCTCGGTGATCTCTGCCGCTTCAAGGCGAAGCTGGGCGGAAAGTTCGGCCCGCAGGGATGTCTGAAGGGCGGAGACGGGGTCAGCTTTTGGTGAGTTTGATGCTGCGGAAGGGGCTGCGAGCGATTGGGAAACAAGGGCTGTAGCAGGTGGCACTTCGGGATCTGTGCCGCCATTTGCGGCAATATCACTCTGCGTTTGGCTGTCTTGAGCTTCATCGGGGACGGGTTCAGTCTGTGGCAAGGTGTCGTTGCGCATGAGAGGATCCTTTCGGGATTGAATTTGGGCCGTGGTGGCCACGCGGGATGGGAGGGTTGCGCGGATGGAAGACAAGCTTTGTCGAAAACTGGCAAACCCACGCGCAAGATCGATGACTTCGTCGGCAAGACCCGCCGTCACAGCCTCGGTCCCGCGAAAGCTGGCGGCCTCGGTGGCGAGTGCGGCCTCTTGGCTAAGCCGCGCGCCGCGTCCCGCGGCCACTGTTTCCGCAAAGAGAAACCGCAGCACCTCTATTTCGCGCTGAATGTCGTCTTGGATATCAGCGGGCAGGGGCGTGTAGGGATTGGCATCAACCTTGTGCGATCCTGCGTGGATCAGCGTGACGCGCACCCCGTCTTGATCCAGCTGCCCGCTGAGATCGGCGTGCATCACCACAACACCGATGCTGCCCACCGCCCCGGTGCGCGGCAGCAAGATGCGGTCGGCCTGGCTGGCCAGCGCATAACTGGCCGAGAAGGCGTGTTCTGCCACAAAAGCCCAGACGGGCTTGCTAGCGCGAACCGCACGAATACGATCTGCGAGGTCAAAAACACCCGCAACCTCGCCGCCAAAGCTGTCAATTTCCAATGCAAGCCCGAGCACGGACGGGTCGCTTGCTGCCGCCTCGATCTGGGCCGCGATCCCCTCATAGCTGGTCTGGCCCGAGGACTGTCCGATCCAGCCCCCACGATGGATTAGCACGCCAGAAATTTCAATCACAGCGATGCCATCCACCACCGCGTAGGGGGCCTCACCATGCTGGCGGTAATCGTCCAGCATCACACCTGCCAAAATGCTGGCACGCGCTGTTGGCGGATGGGCGCTTTGCAACGCGAGGCCCTGATAAGTTGTCTCAACCTGCTGCCCGAGGATACGTGGCCCAAGGCCGGAGAGAAACGCCATGGCTTTGGAGGGCTCAACCAGCAGCGGCGTGTTGAAGGCGCGCGCGGCAATGCGGGCATGCAGCATCAGGTCTGGTCCTCAGGCTTGCGCGAAGGGTCTTCCGCGTCATCGGTTTCATCTGCCGGGTCGCTGTCGTCGTTTTCGTCTCCATTTTCATTCGGGCCGGGCAAAGCTTGCACACCTTGCGCGGGCGATCCGGGGCGGCGGAAGTCGAGGCCGAGCAATCGCTCGCGGCTGCGTTCGGCCGCGATCTCGCGGTCGACCTGTTCTGCGTCATAGCCGCGCTCGGCGATGGCTTGGGTGCGGGATTTGAGCCCTGCCTCGATCTGAGCGATTTCGGCATTGGCATCCTTCAGGGGATCAACCCAATCCCATTTGGTGGGGAGCCAGTTGGCCGCAAGGAACTGCGACCGGTTGGCCTCATAGCCGGGCAGAACCAATGCGCCCGATAGCACGGCAGCGTCCATCCAGCGCGCATAGACGGGACGGCAAAGTTGAAAGACCATCACAGAGTGCTGCCAGGCCGAAACGCGACGCCGAAATTCGATAAGGGCTAGTCGCGAGTTCGAAAAGTTCCCCTTCACCATGTCATTGGTCAGATAAGGATAAGGAATGCCCAGCGCCGAGGCGACCTGTAGCAGCGTGCGGTACTGGAACGGCTCGTAGGTCGCCCCTGAATCCGCAGGCTGGCCCACGGTGACATCCTCGCCCGGATCCAGCCGCACAACCTGGCCGGGGCTGATCTCGAAGCCGCCCAGCGTGTCGTCATCCTCGGACGGCAGCAGGGGGTTTTCTGGGGCAGGGGAGGTCACAAACATCGCATACATCGCGGCGACCTTTTTGCGGTCCAGCTCGGCATCGTCGTATTGATCGAGCAAAAACAGCCTCACGATGGCCGGTGCCAGCTTTGAGACCCCGCGCAATTGACCCGCTTCAACCGGATCGATCACATGGATGACCTCGCTTGCTGGAACCCGCACCATTTCGCCCGCCAGCCCCGGATCGGTACTGTCGCCGGGGTGCCGCCGGAGGAAGTGATAGGCCACACGGCGTCCGACCCGGTCAAATTCGATCCCCTGACGGATGGCATTACCATTGGCAGCCAGACCCGTTTGGTGCAGCGGCAACATCTCGGCGGGCAACATCTGTAGCTGCAAGGGCACCGACAATCCGTCACCTGCACGTCTAGGGCGAATCCGAAAGAAAACCTCACCGGCCAAAAACACTTCACGCGCCGCGCGCCGCTGCAGCCCGTAGAAATCGGTCAGACCTTCGCTGTCTGCTTCATCTGTCCAAGCCATCCAAAGGCGTTGTAGCTCTTCCTTGCGCGCAGCGTCCGTAATTTGCGAGATTGGCTTTATTCCGTCGCCCACGGTATTTGCGGCCCAGCTTTCAACAGCATTGGCCGCATAGCCATTATTGCGCACCAACCAGCGGGCGCGCGCAGTGATATCAGGTCCAGACGCCGCAATCAGCGCATTCACATGGGCGCGCGTTGCTTGGAACCCGCGCAGGCGGCGATGATGCTGGCCAGCATCAAAGCCACCGACAAAAGCCCCGAGGCGCTGCCGCCAGTTCATAGGTCCTTCACCGCATGGGGGCGCAGGATACGCCCAGCGCCGCGCTCAAGTTTCGCAATGCGGCGTTCGATGTCCCCTATCGCAGCGGCCAGCTCAGCATCAGTGCCATAGGTCAGGGTCTTGCCATCATAGCTTACAGAGCGTGTGCCGCTGTAGCGCGCAGTCAACAGCGCGCTGTGGTGGGATTTGAGGTCATCGAGGGTCATTGCGTACTCGCTATTCCATGTATTTGGGCGTGCTTACCCGCCAGCCCCGCTTGCGCGGAGCGGCGATCCGCCCGGCTTGAGGCTCGGACGGTGTGTCAGTGTCGGCTTTGGTGGCAGCCGTGAGGGTCTCTACCCCGGCTTGTTTTTCGAGTTGTCGCCACATCCGCTCATCGAAGCGGTCGGCCCCTAGGATCCAGACGGCGGCGCGGGCATAGACACGAGTATCCAGCGCTTCGTTGCGTTCGCGCATCTTTTGCCATTCTTGGCGCGCGTAGCCCCGCTTGTTGCGGATCGTGACCAGTTGCTCGGCCACCAGCTGCTTTAGCCATTCGCTGTCTGCCCAGTCTGGCATGTGGATCGTGCCCGCAGGATTTGGCGCGCCACTGGCACGGTCTACATCGCTCGGCCGCTCCAGCCGCAGATAGCGATAG from Paracoccaceae bacterium Fryx2 includes these protein-coding regions:
- a CDS encoding major capsid protein, which encodes MTLTRNPFDAGGYSLAEMTQAINILPNLYTRLGQIGLFRFEGVSQRAIVIEQHQGVLSLLPSVPLGAPATVGNREARSMRSFALPWIPHDDVILPSDIQGMPALGVSDAADPLVEVMNRKLQLMRRKHAQTREYMEINALRGIVKDGAGTTLYNYFTEFGLEQLAIDFVFGTAGTNIQGKVRSVLRAIEDNLLGETMTTAHALVSSEFFDKLISHPKTEEAYKFFSATGGQPLREDMRRAFPFAGVLFEEYNGSVTLSNGTAERLIPAGDGIAFPLGTFDTFTTYGGPANLLEAANTIGLPLYARQHLDEKGRWIDLMTESSILPVNKRPRMAIRLTSST
- a CDS encoding acyl-CoA transferase, coding for MTRETILTALADLLRLIPSVPVLRGEVVPERVPAAGLIILRDGDPGDPAVTLSPLLYHFQHRVELEVIVQGVDRDAGFATLCGQIGAVISADHTLGGLCDWVEAEAPRPVDLPVEGAANLKAGVLTVVLHYSTGDPLS
- a CDS encoding polymer-forming cytoskeletal protein gives rise to the protein MTEAASLMFSKGKPEPSKPDVAPNREAPQIDERRSILLEGTSIKGNFSVGGIVELGGSIVGELTAETLVVTKSGKVEGGIHAASVIVEGQVVGTIHATSLTIKPGARVKADIITAAISVDFGAKIEGRIKMPVQPVVPVQESGSPVE
- a CDS encoding head decoration protein; this translates as MTVLTQPPSLGDILKYELNPNYTRETITLLAGTTYPVGAVLGRITASGKYKLATSGGTDGAQTAAAMLLYHVDASGADGTGLIIARGPAIVSKAALVFDTTVDDAAKTATKHGQLAAIGIIPRDTA
- a CDS encoding phage portal protein, producing the protein MNWRQRLGAFVGGFDAGQHHRRLRGFQATRAHVNALIAASGPDITARARWLVRNNGYAANAVESWAANTVGDGIKPISQITDAARKEELQRLWMAWTDEADSEGLTDFYGLQRRAAREVFLAGEVFFRIRPRRAGDGLSVPLQLQMLPAEMLPLHQTGLAANGNAIRQGIEFDRVGRRVAYHFLRRHPGDSTDPGLAGEMVRVPASEVIHVIDPVEAGQLRGVSKLAPAIVRLFLLDQYDDAELDRKKVAAMYAMFVTSPAPENPLLPSEDDDTLGGFEISPGQVVRLDPGEDVTVGQPADSGATYEPFQYRTLLQVASALGIPYPYLTNDMVKGNFSNSRLALIEFRRRVSAWQHSVMVFQLCRPVYARWMDAAVLSGALVLPGYEANRSQFLAANWLPTKWDWVDPLKDANAEIAQIEAGLKSRTQAIAERGYDAEQVDREIAAERSRERLLGLDFRRPGSPAQGVQALPGPNENGDENDDSDPADETDDAEDPSRKPEDQT
- a CDS encoding S49 family peptidase, coding for MLHARIAARAFNTPLLVEPSKAMAFLSGLGPRILGQQVETTYQGLALQSAHPPTARASILAGVMLDDYRQHGEAPYAVVDGIAVIEISGVLIHRGGWIGQSSGQTSYEGIAAQIEAAASDPSVLGLALEIDSFGGEVAGVFDLADRIRAVRASKPVWAFVAEHAFSASYALASQADRILLPRTGAVGSIGVVVMHADLSGQLDQDGVRVTLIHAGSHKVDANPYTPLPADIQDDIQREIEVLRFLFAETVAAGRGARLSQEAALATEAASFRGTEAVTAGLADEVIDLARGFASFRQSLSSIRATLPSRVATTAQIQSRKDPLMRNDTLPQTEPVPDEAQDSQTQSDIAANGGTDPEVPPATALVSQSLAAPSAASNSPKADPVSALQTSLRAELSAQLRLEAAEITEIAAQAGRLGVTIDAAKALREGTTPAALRRSVLEHAAAAADARDVVAITPAPVVSSNSESPIVAAAKRAAASGAKR
- a CDS encoding DUF6441 family protein; translated protein: MRIKLDLAPDLIAAMAAEIKAGEKAVSTAMREAGTGLKTAWRAQITSAGLGRRLANSIRSQTYPKSGDSLSAAALVWSQAPVILRAHDTGPLIRSKNGFWLAIPTAAAGKSARGGRITPGEWERKQGLKLLFIYRRRGPSLLVAEGRLNSRGLGVASKSKTGRGVATVPIFLLVPQVKLAKRLDLARDAERAVDRVPGLIVANWVEGKV